From the genome of Chionomys nivalis chromosome 19, mChiNiv1.1, whole genome shotgun sequence, one region includes:
- the B3galt4 gene encoding beta-1,3-galactosyltransferase 4, producing the protein MPVSLFRRLLLAVLLLVILWTLFGPSGFGEELLSLSLASLLPAPASPGPPLALPRLLISNPQACGGPGPPPFLLILVCTAPEHLNQRNAIRRSWGAIREVRGFRVQTLFLLGEPTGQHLAADLTSESAAQKDILQASFQDSYRNLTLKTLSGLNWVNKYCPTARYILKTDDDVYVNVHELVSELIQRGGPSERWPKGKEPQEETTAAHEERKGQAVPLLYLGRVHWRVRPTRTPGNRHHVSEELWPETWGPFPPYASGTGYVLSASAVRLILKVASRAPLLPLEDVFVGVSARRGGLAPTHCVKLAGATHYPLDRCCYGKFLLTSHQVDPWKMQEAWKLVSGRDGKRTEPFCSWLQGFLGVLRCRFIAWLNS; encoded by the coding sequence ATGCCCGTCAGCCTCTTCCGGCGCCTCCTCCTGGCGGTCCTGCTGCTGGTGATCCTCTGGACCCTCTTTGGACCCTCCGGCTTCGGGGAGGAGCTGCTGAGCCTGTCCCTGGCGTCCCTGCTGCCAGCCCCAGCCTCACCCGGGCCGCCCCTCGCCTTGCCCCGCCTCTTGATTTCCAATCCCCAGGCCTGCGGTGGCCCCGGACCCCCTCCCTTCCTGCTCATCCTGGTGTGTACGGCCCCGGAGCACCTGAACCAGAGGAACGCCATTCGAAGGTCTTGGGGCGCCATCCGCGAGGTCCGGGGGTTCAGGGTGCAGACGCTCTTCCTCCTGGGAGAACCTACAGGACAGCACCTCGCCGCCGACCTGACCTCGGAGTCGGCAGCGCAGAAGGACATCTTACAGGCCTCCTTCCAGGATTCCTACCGCAACCTCACTCTCAAGACCCTCAGCGGGCTGAACTGGGTGAATAAATACTGTCCTACGGCCCGCTACATCCTCAAGACAGACGACGACGTGTATGTCAACGTCCATGAGCTGGTGTCAGAGCTGATCCAGAGAGGGGGTCCTTCAGAGCGGTGGCCGAAGGGCAAGGAGCCACAGGAAGAGACTACAGCTGCCCATGAAGAGCGCAAAGGCCAGGCGGTACCACTTCTGTATCTAGGCCGAGTGCACTGGAGGGTACGCCCCACTCGGACCCCAGGGAACCGGCACCACGTGTCAGAAGAACTGTGGCCTGAAACCTGGGGTCCTTTCCCACCTTATGCCTCGGGCACAGGGTACGTACTGTCCGCCTCTGCTGTGCGGCTCATTCTGAAGGTGGCCAGCCGGGCACCCCTTCTACCTCTAGAGGATGTCTTTGTGGGAGTCAGTGCAAGGCGAGGGGGCCTTGCCCCGACACACTGTGTCAAGTTGGCTGGCGCCACTCACTACCCCCTGGACAGGTGCTGTTATGGGAAATTTCTGTTAACATCCCACCAGGTGGATCCCTGGAAAATGCAGGAAGCCTGGAAGCTGGTGAGCGGACGGGATGGGAAAAGGACTGAGCCCTTTTGCTCCTGGCTCCAGGGATTCCTGGGTGTCTTGAGGTGCCGGTTCATAGCCTGGCTCAACAGCTAA
- the Rps18 gene encoding 40S ribosomal protein S18, which produces MSLVIPEKFQHILRVLNTNIDGRRKIAFAITAIKGVGRRYAHVVLRKADIDLTKRAGELTEDEVERVITIMQNPRQYKIPDWFLNRQKDVKDGKYSQVLANGLDNKLREDLERLKKIRAHRGLRHFWGLRVRGQHTKTTGRRGRTVGVSKKK; this is translated from the exons ATG TCTCTCGTGATCCCTGAGAAGTTCCAGCACATTCTGCGAGTACTCAACACCAACATCGATGGGCGGCGGAAAATAGCCTTTGCCATCACTGCCATTAAG GGTGTAGGGCGGAGATACGCTCATGTGGTGTTGAGGAAAGCGGACATTGACCTcaccaagagggctggagagctcACAGAGGACGAGGTGGAGCGTGTGATCACCATTATGCAGAATCCCCGGCAGTACAAGATCCCAGACTGGTTCTTGAACAGACAGAAGGATGTGAAGGACGGGAAGTACAGCCAG GTTCTGGCCAATGGCCTGGACAACAAGCTGCGCGAGGACCTGGAGCGACTGAAGAAGATTCGAGCCCATAGGGGGCTGCGCCACTTCTGGGG CCTTCGTGTCCGAGGCCAGCACACCAAGACCACTGGCCGCCGGGGCCGCACTGTGGGTGTATCCAAGAAGAAATGA
- the Vps52 gene encoding vacuolar protein sorting-associated protein 52 homolog isoform X1 — MAAAATMAAAARELVLRAGASDMEEEEGPLGGASGLQEPLQLGELDITSDEFILDEVDVHIQANLEDELVKEALKTGVDLRHYSKQVELELQQIEQKSIRDYIQESENIASLHNQITACDAVLERMEQMLGAFQSDLSSISSEIRTLQEQSGAMNIRLRNRQAVRGKLGELVDGLVVPSALVAAILEAPVTEPRFLEQLQELDAKATAVREQEARGTAACADVRGVLDRLRVKAVTKIREFILQKIYSFRKPMTNYQIPQTALLKYRFFYQFLLGNERATAKEIRDEYVETLSKIYLSYFRSYLGRLMKVQYEEVAEKDDLMGVEDTAKKGFFSKPSLRSRNTIFTLGTRGSVISPTELEAPILVPHTAQRGEQRYPFEALFRSQHYALLDNSCREYLFICEFFVVSGPAAHDLFHAVMGRTLAMTLKHLESYLADCYDAIAVFLCIHIVLRFRNIAAKRDVPALDRYWEQVLALLWPRFELILEMNVQSVRSTDPQRLGGLDTRPHYITRRYAEFSSALVSINQTIPNERTLQLLGQLQVEVENFVLRVAAEFSSRKEQLVFLINNYDMMLGVLMERAADDSKEVESFQQLLNARTQEFIEELLSPPFGGLVAFVKEAEALIERGQAERLRGEEARVTQLIRGFGGSWKASVESLSQDVMRSFTNFRNGTSIIQGALTQLIQLYHRFHRVLAQPQLRALPARAELINIHHLMVELKKHKPNF; from the exons ATGGCCGCGGCGGCGACCATGGCGGCTGCTGCCCGCGAGCTGGTGTTGCGGGCCGGGGCCTCAgatatggaggaggaggagggcccgCTG GGCGGTGCTTCTGGACTCCAAGAGCCCCTGCAGCTTGGGGAGCTGGATATCACCTCTGATGAATTCATCCTGGATGAAGTGGATG TTCACATCCAAGCAAATCTGGAGGATGAGTTAGTGAAGGAAGCTCTCAAGACG GGTGTGGATCTGCGACACTATTCGAAGCAggtggagctggagctgcagcagATCGAGCAAAAGTCCATCCGGGACT ATATCCAAGAGAGTGAAAACATCGCATCTCTGCACAATCAGATCACAGCCTGCGACGCTGTCCTGGAG CGCATGGAGCAGATGCTGGGAGCTTTCCAGAGCGACCTCAGCTCCATCAGCTCCGAGATCCGGACCCTGCAAGAGCAGTCGGGAGCCATGAACATTCGACTCCGTAACCGACAGGCAGTGCGGGGGAAGCTTGGGGAGCTTGTGGATGGGCTAGTGGTGCCCTCTGCTCTGGTCGC AGCAATTCTGGAAGCTCCAGTGACAGAGCCCAGGTTCCTGGAGCAGCTGCAGGAGCTGGATGCCAAGGCAACTGCAGTCAGAGAGCAGGAGGCGAGAGGCACAGCTGCCTGCGCAGACGTCAGGGGTGTGCTAGACCGGCTGCGGGTCAAG GCAGTGACAAAGATCCGCGAGTTCATCCTCCAGAAGATTTATTCCTTCCGCAAGCCGATGACCAACTATCAGATCCCCCAGACAGCCCTGCTGAAGTACAG GTTCTTCTACCAGTTCCTGTTGGGCAACGAGCGAGCAACAGCCAAGGAGATCAGGGATGAGTACGTGGAGACGCTGAGCAAGATCTACCTGTCTTACTTCCGCTCCTACCTGGGGCGGCTCATGAAAGTGCAG TACGAGGAGGTTGCTGAGAAAGACGATCTAATGGGTGTGGAAGACACAGCAAAGAAAG GATTCTTCTCGAAGCCGTCCCTCCGAAGCAGGAACACCATCTTCACCCTGGGCACCCGGGGTTCTGTCATCTCCCCCACTGAACTTGAGGCCCCCATCCTGGTGCCCCATACTGCTCAGCGTGGAGAGCAGAGG TATCCGTTCGAAGCTCTCTTCCGCAGCCAGCACTACGCCCTCCTCGACAATTCTTGCCGTGAATATCTTTTCATCTGTGAATTTTTTGTTGTATCTGGCCCAGCTGCACATGACCTATTCCACGCTGTCATGGGCCGCACACTCGCCATGACCCTG AAACACCTGGAGTCCTACCTGGCCGACTGCTACGATGCCATTGCTGTTTTTCTCTGCATCCACATTGTTCTCCGATTCCGCAACATTGCAGCCAAGAGGGACGTTCCTGCTCTGGACAG GTACTGGGAGCAGGTGCTTGCCTTGCTGTGGCCTCGGTTTGAGCTGATCCTGGAGATGAATGTCCAGAGCGTCCGCAGCACCGACCCCCAGCGCCTCGGGGGGCTGGACACTCGGCCCCACTAT ATCACACGCCGCTATGCTGAGTTCTCCTCTGCACTGGTCAGCATCAACCAGACGATCCCCAATGAACGCACCCTGCAGCTGCTGGGACAGTTACAG GTGGAGGTGGAGAATTTTGTACTCCGAGTGGCTGCGGAGTTCTCCTCCAGGAAGGAGCAGCTTGTGTTTCTGATCAACAACTACGACATGATGCTGGGTGTGCTGATG GAGCGGGCTGCTGATGACAGCAAAGAGGTGGAGAGTTTCCAGCAGCTGCTCAATGCTCGAACACAG GAATTCATTGAGGAGTTGCTGTCTCCTCCCTTCGGGGGTCTGGTGGCGTTTGTGAAGGAGGCTGAGGCTTTGATTGAGCGTGGACAGGCTGAGCGCCTTCGAGGGGAAGAAG CCCGAGTTACTCAGCTGATCCGTGGCTTTGGTGGCTCCTGGAAGGCGTCGGTGGAGTCTCTGAGTCAGGATGTCATGCGGAGTTTCACCAACTTTAGAAATGGAACCAGCATCATCCAG GGGGCGCTGACCCAGCTGATCCAGCTCTACCATCGCTTCCACCGGGTGCTGGCACAGCCACAGCTCCGGGCGCTGCCAGCCAGGGCTGAGCTCATCAATATTCATCACCTCATGGTGGAGCTCAAGAAACACAAGCCCAACTTCTGA
- the Vps52 gene encoding vacuolar protein sorting-associated protein 52 homolog isoform X2, giving the protein MEQMLGAFQSDLSSISSEIRTLQEQSGAMNIRLRNRQAVRGKLGELVDGLVVPSALVAAILEAPVTEPRFLEQLQELDAKATAVREQEARGTAACADVRGVLDRLRVKAVTKIREFILQKIYSFRKPMTNYQIPQTALLKYRFFYQFLLGNERATAKEIRDEYVETLSKIYLSYFRSYLGRLMKVQYEEVAEKDDLMGVEDTAKKGFFSKPSLRSRNTIFTLGTRGSVISPTELEAPILVPHTAQRGEQRYPFEALFRSQHYALLDNSCREYLFICEFFVVSGPAAHDLFHAVMGRTLAMTLKHLESYLADCYDAIAVFLCIHIVLRFRNIAAKRDVPALDRYWEQVLALLWPRFELILEMNVQSVRSTDPQRLGGLDTRPHYITRRYAEFSSALVSINQTIPNERTLQLLGQLQVEVENFVLRVAAEFSSRKEQLVFLINNYDMMLGVLMERAADDSKEVESFQQLLNARTQEFIEELLSPPFGGLVAFVKEAEALIERGQAERLRGEEARVTQLIRGFGGSWKASVESLSQDVMRSFTNFRNGTSIIQGALTQLIQLYHRFHRVLAQPQLRALPARAELINIHHLMVELKKHKPNF; this is encoded by the exons ATGGAGCAGATGCTGGGAGCTTTCCAGAGCGACCTCAGCTCCATCAGCTCCGAGATCCGGACCCTGCAAGAGCAGTCGGGAGCCATGAACATTCGACTCCGTAACCGACAGGCAGTGCGGGGGAAGCTTGGGGAGCTTGTGGATGGGCTAGTGGTGCCCTCTGCTCTGGTCGC AGCAATTCTGGAAGCTCCAGTGACAGAGCCCAGGTTCCTGGAGCAGCTGCAGGAGCTGGATGCCAAGGCAACTGCAGTCAGAGAGCAGGAGGCGAGAGGCACAGCTGCCTGCGCAGACGTCAGGGGTGTGCTAGACCGGCTGCGGGTCAAG GCAGTGACAAAGATCCGCGAGTTCATCCTCCAGAAGATTTATTCCTTCCGCAAGCCGATGACCAACTATCAGATCCCCCAGACAGCCCTGCTGAAGTACAG GTTCTTCTACCAGTTCCTGTTGGGCAACGAGCGAGCAACAGCCAAGGAGATCAGGGATGAGTACGTGGAGACGCTGAGCAAGATCTACCTGTCTTACTTCCGCTCCTACCTGGGGCGGCTCATGAAAGTGCAG TACGAGGAGGTTGCTGAGAAAGACGATCTAATGGGTGTGGAAGACACAGCAAAGAAAG GATTCTTCTCGAAGCCGTCCCTCCGAAGCAGGAACACCATCTTCACCCTGGGCACCCGGGGTTCTGTCATCTCCCCCACTGAACTTGAGGCCCCCATCCTGGTGCCCCATACTGCTCAGCGTGGAGAGCAGAGG TATCCGTTCGAAGCTCTCTTCCGCAGCCAGCACTACGCCCTCCTCGACAATTCTTGCCGTGAATATCTTTTCATCTGTGAATTTTTTGTTGTATCTGGCCCAGCTGCACATGACCTATTCCACGCTGTCATGGGCCGCACACTCGCCATGACCCTG AAACACCTGGAGTCCTACCTGGCCGACTGCTACGATGCCATTGCTGTTTTTCTCTGCATCCACATTGTTCTCCGATTCCGCAACATTGCAGCCAAGAGGGACGTTCCTGCTCTGGACAG GTACTGGGAGCAGGTGCTTGCCTTGCTGTGGCCTCGGTTTGAGCTGATCCTGGAGATGAATGTCCAGAGCGTCCGCAGCACCGACCCCCAGCGCCTCGGGGGGCTGGACACTCGGCCCCACTAT ATCACACGCCGCTATGCTGAGTTCTCCTCTGCACTGGTCAGCATCAACCAGACGATCCCCAATGAACGCACCCTGCAGCTGCTGGGACAGTTACAG GTGGAGGTGGAGAATTTTGTACTCCGAGTGGCTGCGGAGTTCTCCTCCAGGAAGGAGCAGCTTGTGTTTCTGATCAACAACTACGACATGATGCTGGGTGTGCTGATG GAGCGGGCTGCTGATGACAGCAAAGAGGTGGAGAGTTTCCAGCAGCTGCTCAATGCTCGAACACAG GAATTCATTGAGGAGTTGCTGTCTCCTCCCTTCGGGGGTCTGGTGGCGTTTGTGAAGGAGGCTGAGGCTTTGATTGAGCGTGGACAGGCTGAGCGCCTTCGAGGGGAAGAAG CCCGAGTTACTCAGCTGATCCGTGGCTTTGGTGGCTCCTGGAAGGCGTCGGTGGAGTCTCTGAGTCAGGATGTCATGCGGAGTTTCACCAACTTTAGAAATGGAACCAGCATCATCCAG GGGGCGCTGACCCAGCTGATCCAGCTCTACCATCGCTTCCACCGGGTGCTGGCACAGCCACAGCTCCGGGCGCTGCCAGCCAGGGCTGAGCTCATCAATATTCATCACCTCATGGTGGAGCTCAAGAAACACAAGCCCAACTTCTGA
- the LOC130890607 gene encoding H-2 class I histocompatibility antigen, Q10 alpha chain-like isoform X1, which produces MALRTLLLLLAAALAPTQTCAGSHSMLYFNTIVSWPGLGEPRFTSVGYVDDTQFVRYDSDAETPRMEPRAPWMEQVGREYWVRNTEIAKIAERSFRVDLRTLLGYYNQSKGGSHTIQWMFGCEVGSDGRFLRGFEQVAYDGLDYIALNDDLKTWTAADTAALITKRKWEQNGAAESYKAYLEGPCVQWLRRHLENGKAALLRSDPPKAHVTHHPGSNGDVTLRCWALGFYPASITLTWQREEEEQTQDIELVETRPSGDGTYQKWASLVVPSGEEHKYTCHVHHEGLPEPLTLRWDPPQSTVLIMAMIAGLVFLGAMIIGAVVAVVMKRRKNPGGKGGNYALALGRDSSQSSDVSLPDCKA; this is translated from the exons ATGGCGTTGCGCacgctgctcctgctgctggcgGCCGCCCTGGCCCCGACCCAGACCTGCGCGG GCTCGCACTCCATGCTGTATTTCAACACCATCGTGTCCTGGCCCGGCCTCGGGGAGCCCCGGTTCACCTCTGTCGGCTACGTGGACGACACGCAGTTCGTGCGCTACGACAGCGACGCGGAGACTCCGAGGATGGAGCCGCGGGCGCCATGGATGGAGCAGGTGGGACGTGAGTATTGGGTGAGGAACACAGAGATCGCCAAGATCGCTGAAAGGAGTTTCAGAGTTGACCTGAGGACCCTGCTCGGCTACTACAACCAGAGCAAGGGCG GCTCTCACACCATCCAGTGGATGTTCGGCTGTGAGGTGGGGTCGGACGGGCGCTTCCTCCGCGGGTTTGAACAGGTCGCCTACGACGGCCTCGATTACATCGCCCTGAACGACGACCTGAAGACGTGGACGGCGGCGGACACAGCGGCGCTGATCACCAAGCGGAAGTGGGAGCAGAATGGTGCTGCAGAGAGTTACAAGGCCTACCTGGAGGGCCCGTGCGTGCAGTGGCTGCGCAGACACCTGGAGAACGGGAAGGCCGCGCTGCTGCGCTCAG ATCCCCCAAAGGCACATGTGACCCATCATCCTGGATCTAATGGTGACGTCACCCTGAGGTGCTGGGCCCTGGGCTTCTACCCTGCCTCCATTACCCTGAcctggcagagggaggaggaggaacagactCAGGACATAGAGCTGGTGGAGACCAGAccttctggggatggaacctacCAGAAGTGGGCATCTCTGGTGGTGCCTTCTGGAGAGGAGCACAAATACACATGCCATGTGCACCATGAGGGGCTGCCTGAGCCCCTCACCCTGAGATGGG ACCCTCCTCAGTCCACGGTCCTCATCATGGCAATGATTGCTGGTCTGGTTTTCCTTGGAGCTATGATCATTGGAGCTGTGGTGGCTGTTGtgatgaagaggaggaaaaacCCAG GTGGAAAAGGAGGCAACTATGCTCTGGCTCTCG GCAGGGACAGTTCCCAGAGCTCCGATGTGTCTCTCCCAGACTGTAAAG CGTGA
- the LOC130890607 gene encoding H-2 class I histocompatibility antigen, alpha chain-like isoform X2: MGRWRCARCSCCWRPPWPRPRPARARTPCCISTPSCPGPASGSPGSPLSATWTTRSSCATTATRRLRGWSRGRHGWSRWDVAYDGLDYIALNDDLKTWTAADTAALITKRKWEQNGAAESYKAYLEGPCVQWLRRHLENGKAALLRSDPPKAHVTHHPGSNGDVTLRCWALGFYPASITLTWQREEEEQTQDIELVETRPSGDGTYQKWASLVVPSGEEHKYTCHVHHEGLPEPLTLRWDPPQSTVLIMAMIAGLVFLGAMIIGAVVAVVMKRRKNPGGKGGNYALALGRDSSQSSDVSLPDCKA, encoded by the exons ATGGGGCGATGGCGTTGCGCacgctgctcctgctgctggcgGCCGCCCTGGCCCCGACCCAGACCTGCGCGG GCTCGCACTCCATGCTGTATTTCAACACCATCGTGTCCTGGCCCGGCCTCGGGGAGCCCCGGTTCACCTCTGTCGGCTACGTGGACGACACGCAGTTCGTGCGCTACGACAGCGACGCGGAGACTCCGAGGATGGAGCCGCGGGCGCCATGGATGGAGCAGGTGGGAC GTCGCCTACGACGGCCTCGATTACATCGCCCTGAACGACGACCTGAAGACGTGGACGGCGGCGGACACAGCGGCGCTGATCACCAAGCGGAAGTGGGAGCAGAATGGTGCTGCAGAGAGTTACAAGGCCTACCTGGAGGGCCCGTGCGTGCAGTGGCTGCGCAGACACCTGGAGAACGGGAAGGCCGCGCTGCTGCGCTCAG ATCCCCCAAAGGCACATGTGACCCATCATCCTGGATCTAATGGTGACGTCACCCTGAGGTGCTGGGCCCTGGGCTTCTACCCTGCCTCCATTACCCTGAcctggcagagggaggaggaggaacagactCAGGACATAGAGCTGGTGGAGACCAGAccttctggggatggaacctacCAGAAGTGGGCATCTCTGGTGGTGCCTTCTGGAGAGGAGCACAAATACACATGCCATGTGCACCATGAGGGGCTGCCTGAGCCCCTCACCCTGAGATGGG ACCCTCCTCAGTCCACGGTCCTCATCATGGCAATGATTGCTGGTCTGGTTTTCCTTGGAGCTATGATCATTGGAGCTGTGGTGGCTGTTGtgatgaagaggaggaaaaacCCAG GTGGAAAAGGAGGCAACTATGCTCTGGCTCTCG GCAGGGACAGTTCCCAGAGCTCCGATGTGTCTCTCCCAGACTGTAAAG CGTGA
- the LOC130890607 gene encoding H-2 class I histocompatibility antigen, Q10 alpha chain-like isoform X3 — protein sequence MALRTLLLLLAAALAPTQTCAGSHSMLYFNTIVSWPGLGEPRFTSVGYVDDTQFVRYDSDAETPRMEPRAPWMEQVGREYWVRNTEIAKIAERSFRVDLRTLLGYYNQSKGGSHTIQWMFGCEVGSDGRFLRGFEQVAYDGLDYIALNDDLKTWTAADTAALITKRKWEQNGAAESYKAYLEGPCVQWLRRHLENGKAALLRSGLCRPAGSCGFPLSFWVSQETAVL from the exons ATGGCGTTGCGCacgctgctcctgctgctggcgGCCGCCCTGGCCCCGACCCAGACCTGCGCGG GCTCGCACTCCATGCTGTATTTCAACACCATCGTGTCCTGGCCCGGCCTCGGGGAGCCCCGGTTCACCTCTGTCGGCTACGTGGACGACACGCAGTTCGTGCGCTACGACAGCGACGCGGAGACTCCGAGGATGGAGCCGCGGGCGCCATGGATGGAGCAGGTGGGACGTGAGTATTGGGTGAGGAACACAGAGATCGCCAAGATCGCTGAAAGGAGTTTCAGAGTTGACCTGAGGACCCTGCTCGGCTACTACAACCAGAGCAAGGGCG GCTCTCACACCATCCAGTGGATGTTCGGCTGTGAGGTGGGGTCGGACGGGCGCTTCCTCCGCGGGTTTGAACAGGTCGCCTACGACGGCCTCGATTACATCGCCCTGAACGACGACCTGAAGACGTGGACGGCGGCGGACACAGCGGCGCTGATCACCAAGCGGAAGTGGGAGCAGAATGGTGCTGCAGAGAGTTACAAGGCCTACCTGGAGGGCCCGTGCGTGCAGTGGCTGCGCAGACACCTGGAGAACGGGAAGGCCGCGCTGCTGCGCTCAG GATTGTGCAGACCTGCTGGCTCATGTGGATTCCCTCTTAGCTTCTGGGTCTCCCAAGAAACTGCAGTTCTGTGA